Below is a genomic region from Actinomadura sp. NAK00032.
TGAAGCAGCTCGCCGCCGAGGGCAGGCTGAAGGTGGTGTACCGGCCGTTCCAGCTGTTCCAGCAGGAGCCGCTGATGGGCAACTCGCGGCGGGCCGCGAACGCCGCCGCCTGCATGCCCGCCGACCACTGGGTGAAGTACCACGACCGGCTCTACGCAGAGCAGCCCGAGGAGGGCACGAAGGGGTACCCGCCGAAGGACCTCATCGCCTGGGCGGCCGACCTCGGGGTGCGCGACCCGTCCTTCGCCGACTGCGTCAACGGGGAGCAGCAGATGAAGACCGTGAACCAGGCCAGCGCCCTGGCCGGGAAGTCGGGCGTGGACGCCACCCCGTACCTGGCGCTGAACGGCAAGAAGGTCGGCGACGACGTCCTCGGCTCGGCCGACGAGCTGCGCGAGGCGGTCGCGAAGGCGGCCGGCAGCGCGCCCGCGCCGGGCGGCGCGCCGTCGAGCCGGACGGCCGCGTCGTGACGGCGGGAGCACCGCGGTGACGGGGAGGGCGGCGGAGAGGGCGCGCGGCGCGCCCGGAAGGAGGTAGGTTCAACGGTCATGCACCAGCTCGCCTCCATCCCGAGTCCCTCGCAGGGCGTCTGGGAGCTCGGGCCAGTCCCGATCCGCGCCTACGCCCTCATGATCATCCTTGGCATCGTCGCCGCGGTCTGGCTGGGCGAGCGGCGCTGGGCCGCCAAGGGCGGCGCCCCCGGCGTGATCGTCGACGTGGCCGTGTGGGCGGTGCCGTTCGGCCTGGTCGGCGGCCGGCTCTACCACGTGATCACCGACTACCAGCGGTACTTCGGGGAGGACGGCGACCCCGTCCGGGCGCTGGAGATCTGGAAGGGCGGCCTCGGCATCTGGGGCGCCATCGCGCTCGGCGCGGTCGGCGCGGTCATCGGCTGCCGGCGGCGCGGGATCTCGGTGCTGGCGCTCGCCGACGCGGTGGCGCCCGGCATCGCGCTGGCGCAGGCGATCGGCCGCTGGGGCAACTACTGGAACCAGGAGCTGTACGGCCGTCCGCTGGACGCCTTCTGGGCGCTGGAGATCGACGAGAACCACCGCCCGATGCTGGACGGGGGGCCCGCCCTCGATCCCAAGTACGCCGACGTCGCGACCTACCACCCGACGTTCCTGTACGAGTTCCTGTGGTGCGTCGGCGTCGCGGTCCTCGTCATCTGGGCCGACCGCCGCTACAAGCTCACCCACGGCCGCGCGTTCGCCCTGTACGTCGCCGCCTACACGCTCGGGCGCGGCTGGATCGAGGCGCTGCGCATCGACGACGCCCACCACATCCTCGGCCTGCGGCTGAACGACTGGACGTCGATCATCCTGTTCGTCGGCGCGGTCGCCTACCTGTACCTGGCCCGCGGCCGCACCGGCCCCGAGAACGTCGGCGCCGTCCCCGCCACCGCCGGGGGCGCGCCGGAGCCGGCGGGCACGCCCGCGGCGGCGGAGAAGGCCGCGCCGGCGGCCGAGCCGGAGCCCGCCGAGGAGCCCGAGGCGGAGGCGAAGGCCGAACCCGCCGCCGAATCCGCGGATGACGCCGGGGAGGACGCCGGGAAGGGCGCTGAGCCGGACGCTGAGGCCGCGGCCGAAACGGAGGCGCGTTCCGAGGAGGACGCCCCCGCGGACACGCCCGAGAAGGCCCCTGAGGACGCCGTCGACACCGGCCCCGGCACCGACCCCGAACCCGAGGCTGAGGCCGACCCCGCCCCCGAGCCCGCGGCGGAGATCGCGGACAATGAGGACGACGGTGCCGCCGAGTCCGCCGGGGCGGAGAAGGGAGAGCCCGTCCGGGACGGGAAGTAGGGGGCGATGGCGGACGCGGGGGAGACGACCGGCCGCAGGGGCGGGGTGATGCCCGAGCGGCACCACCAGCACCGCGACGTGACCGGGGGCTGGCTGCGGCCGGCGGTGTTCGGCGCGATGGACGGCCTGGTGTCCAACTTCGCGCTGATCGCGGGCGTCGCGGGCGGCCAGGTGGACCGGAAGGTCGTGCTGCTGGCCGGCCTCGCCGGCCTGGCGGCGGGCGCGTTCTCGATGGCGGCGGGGGAGTACATCTCCGTCGCCTCCCAGTCGGAGCTGGCCGAGGCGGAGATCGAGGTCGAGCGGCTGGAGCTCGCCCGCCACCCGGTCGCCGAGGAGCGCGAGCTCGCCGAGGTCTTCGAGGCCCGCGGCGTCGACCCGGAGACCGCCGCGGAGGTCGCCCGGCAGCTGTCGCGCGACCCCGACGAGGCGCTGGAGGTGCACACCCGGGAGGAGCTCGGGGTGACCCCCGGCGACCTGCCGTCGCCGGTGCTGGCGGCGG
It encodes:
- a CDS encoding thioredoxin domain-containing protein; the encoded protein is MAIGGSMSEQGSGGSARRRLADERARAAARGRRRRALVVVLGAVAAAAVAVVVVVVVVSRDGGGPSVDDYKGALAPATRQQDGSVAMAKPGVNAPVLDVWEDFQCPACKGMEARLGGTMKQLAAEGRLKVVYRPFQLFQQEPLMGNSRRAANAAACMPADHWVKYHDRLYAEQPEEGTKGYPPKDLIAWAADLGVRDPSFADCVNGEQQMKTVNQASALAGKSGVDATPYLALNGKKVGDDVLGSADELREAVAKAAGSAPAPGGAPSSRTAAS
- the lgt gene encoding prolipoprotein diacylglyceryl transferase, with protein sequence MHQLASIPSPSQGVWELGPVPIRAYALMIILGIVAAVWLGERRWAAKGGAPGVIVDVAVWAVPFGLVGGRLYHVITDYQRYFGEDGDPVRALEIWKGGLGIWGAIALGAVGAVIGCRRRGISVLALADAVAPGIALAQAIGRWGNYWNQELYGRPLDAFWALEIDENHRPMLDGGPALDPKYADVATYHPTFLYEFLWCVGVAVLVIWADRRYKLTHGRAFALYVAAYTLGRGWIEALRIDDAHHILGLRLNDWTSIILFVGAVAYLYLARGRTGPENVGAVPATAGGAPEPAGTPAAAEKAAPAAEPEPAEEPEAEAKAEPAAESADDAGEDAGKGAEPDAEAAAETEARSEEDAPADTPEKAPEDAVDTGPGTDPEPEAEADPAPEPAAEIADNEDDGAAESAGAEKGEPVRDGK
- a CDS encoding VIT1/CCC1 transporter family protein, translated to MADAGETTGRRGGVMPERHHQHRDVTGGWLRPAVFGAMDGLVSNFALIAGVAGGQVDRKVVLLAGLAGLAAGAFSMAAGEYISVASQSELAEAEIEVERLELARHPVAEERELAEVFEARGVDPETAAEVARQLSRDPDEALEVHTREELGVTPGDLPSPVLAAGSSFLSFAIGAVLPVLPYLLGATSLWPAAIVAALGLFLAGALVSRITARPWWFGGTRQLLFGAAAAGITYAVGALIGTNGL